One region of Sphingobacteriales bacterium genomic DNA includes:
- a CDS encoding sigma-70 family RNA polymerase sigma factor — MNDEPNNDIQILELLRSNREDDQNKGFILLYKKYFDMIYSMIRLNSGYKREAEDVFQDTMVVLFKNIRSGVFRGESRLSTYLYSIARFRWIKYLQKSKRMVLFEDLSGMEVTQPTAVWQEKPNLTHAITCLIEKLDSKCQEILKLYYFDKMSHSNIAEKLGLSNEGIAKQKKFRCIKKLMELLEKDPNLKTELEKCLN, encoded by the coding sequence ATGAATGATGAACCGAACAACGACATACAGATACTTGAATTACTCAGAAGCAACCGGGAAGATGACCAGAACAAAGGATTTATATTACTTTACAAAAAGTACTTTGACATGATTTATTCAATGATCAGATTGAACAGTGGCTATAAGCGGGAGGCTGAAGATGTTTTTCAGGATACCATGGTCGTGCTTTTTAAAAATATCAGAAGCGGGGTTTTCAGAGGTGAATCACGTTTAAGTACCTATTTATATTCTATTGCAAGGTTCAGGTGGATAAAATATTTGCAGAAAAGCAAAAGAATGGTTCTTTTTGAAGATTTAAGCGGGATGGAAGTTACTCAGCCAACAGCCGTATGGCAGGAAAAACCTAATCTTACCCATGCGATAACTTGTTTGATAGAAAAACTTGATTCCAAATGCCAGGAAATATTAAAACTTTATTATTTCGACAAAATGTCCCATTCAAACATTGCTGAAAAACTGGGCTTGTCAAATGAAGGGATAGCCAAACAAAAGAAATTCAGATGCATAAAAAAATTAATGGAACTACTTGAAAAAGACCCCAACCTTAAAACTGAACTTGAAAAATGTTTGAATTAA
- a CDS encoding PKD domain-containing protein, with translation MFELNEHIIDLFDNYLEGKLKGEELSSFEKMLSENPELSKEFQLYQTACRVVEENASVDLKERIAKLQHQHHLTGGKLSPLIRTSLFISAGIAILGLLTWIFFADQSLKTENQKDIGNNSSKKEIVFSDKGDGLKTSEEAVDTKGSVFNNNVSDDNRKAEKISKADNKNYVIDKTEKTDNQVVDKNEVKTYRSAEIPVVSFGSIVTKGCVPLTVRFVDSSKVKDGQIVRYLWDFGDGSTSNLQNPVHEYTRYGVFTVKLTVWSNEDVKNELAKNNYITVNLTPKAEFKADPEITSLKDSRISFTNLTRFTTSKTKYSWKFGDNFGHSNVKNPVYSFSDTGIYEIILTAVNEFGCTSTASKKVIVLGGTDVFIPTAFSPDGRGPSENNVFRVVATGFESFLIQIVSRSGELLYESSDYATHGWNGSRFASNDLMPAGVYIVKVTVTGLDGKKYNFSKGITLIR, from the coding sequence ATGTTTGAATTAAACGAGCATATTATAGATTTATTCGACAATTATCTGGAAGGGAAACTGAAGGGGGAGGAATTGTCTTCCTTCGAAAAAATGCTTTCAGAAAATCCTGAGCTGAGCAAGGAATTTCAGCTTTATCAGACAGCTTGCAGGGTAGTTGAAGAAAATGCAAGTGTTGATCTGAAGGAAAGGATTGCAAAGCTTCAGCACCAGCATCACCTGACCGGAGGGAAGCTCTCACCTCTTATCAGGACATCTTTGTTTATTTCAGCCGGAATTGCCATTCTTGGTTTATTGACATGGATATTTTTTGCCGACCAGTCATTGAAAACAGAAAATCAAAAGGATATAGGAAATAACAGCAGTAAAAAAGAAATTGTATTTTCCGATAAAGGTGATGGCCTGAAAACAAGTGAAGAAGCTGTTGATACGAAGGGGTCTGTTTTTAACAACAATGTTTCAGACGATAATAGGAAAGCTGAAAAAATTTCTAAGGCTGACAATAAGAATTATGTAATTGATAAAACTGAAAAGACTGATAATCAGGTTGTTGATAAAAATGAAGTCAAAACCTATCGCTCTGCTGAGATACCGGTAGTCAGTTTTGGAAGTATAGTGACCAAAGGTTGTGTGCCTTTAACAGTCAGGTTTGTTGATTCAAGTAAAGTTAAAGATGGTCAGATTGTCCGTTATCTGTGGGATTTTGGTGATGGCTCCACTTCGAATCTGCAGAATCCTGTCCACGAATATACCAGATATGGAGTTTTTACAGTGAAACTGACTGTCTGGAGCAATGAGGATGTTAAAAATGAATTGGCTAAAAACAACTATATCACTGTCAACCTGACTCCTAAGGCTGAGTTTAAGGCTGATCCCGAGATTACATCTTTGAAAGATTCCCGGATTTCTTTTACCAATCTGACCAGGTTTACCACATCAAAGACCAAGTATTCATGGAAGTTTGGGGATAATTTTGGCCATTCAAACGTAAAGAATCCTGTTTATAGTTTTTCAGATACCGGCATTTACGAGATTATCCTGACTGCTGTAAATGAATTCGGTTGCACATCCACTGCCAGCAAAAAGGTTATTGTTCTTGGCGGAACAGATGTCTTTATCCCGACTGCATTTAGTCCTGACGGACGAGGGCCTTCTGAAAACAACGTGTTCAGGGTTGTGGCAACAGGTTTCGAAAGCTTTCTGATTCAGATTGTTTCGAGAAGCGGAGAATTACTCTATGAATCATCCGATTATGCTACCCATGGATGGAATGGCAGCAGATTTGCATCTAATGATTTAATGCCGGCAGGTGTCTATATCGTAAAAGTTACGGTTACCGGCCTTGACGGCAAAAAATACAATTTTAGTAAAGGAATTACGTTAATAAGATAA
- the guaA gene encoding glutamine-hydrolyzing GMP synthase, protein MDKIIIVDFGSQYTQLIARKVRELNVYSEIHPYHHLPEPDADVRGYILSGSPYSTLEQNAPTIDIQKYCKNLPVLGLCYGAQLMVIRHGGQVVRSHIREYGRARLIPLKINSLLFQNFTESQIWMSHSDTILQLPGQFELTARTQDIPIAAFESKSLNYYGLQFHPEVYHTVQGKQILENFLKNICQCQQDWTPAHFITQTIGELREKINNDKVIMGLSGGVDSTVAATLIHRAIGKNLYCIFVDNGLLRKNEFEEVLKTYQQLDLQVIGVDAKQKFYQSLKGISDPEGKRKAIGKTFIEVFEEEAGKIKDAHWLGQGTIYPDVIESAGSTGPAAVIKSHHNVGGLPEKMNLKIIEPLRLLFKDEVRLTARELGIPEKLWKRHPFPGPGLGIRILGEISPEKISILQEADKIYIDELIESGLYDKIWQAGTILLPVKSVGVMGDERTYEYTIVLRAVQSTDGMTADWYPLPHDFLAEVSNKIINTVRGVNRVVYDISSKPPATIEWE, encoded by the coding sequence ATGGATAAAATCATTATTGTCGATTTTGGCTCCCAGTACACACAGCTCATTGCCCGTAAAGTGAGGGAACTAAATGTCTATTCTGAAATACATCCCTATCATCACCTGCCAGAACCTGATGCCGATGTCAGGGGCTACATTTTAAGCGGAAGTCCATACTCCACGCTGGAACAGAATGCCCCCACAATTGATATTCAGAAATATTGCAAGAATCTTCCGGTACTCGGGTTATGCTACGGTGCCCAGCTGATGGTCATCCGACATGGCGGGCAGGTTGTCAGATCACATATTCGAGAATATGGCAGAGCAAGGCTTATTCCATTGAAAATCAATAGTTTATTATTTCAAAATTTTACTGAATCACAAATCTGGATGTCGCACAGCGATACCATTCTTCAGCTACCCGGACAATTTGAACTCACGGCCAGAACACAGGATATACCCATAGCCGCCTTTGAATCCAAAAGTTTGAATTACTACGGCCTGCAGTTTCATCCTGAAGTTTACCATACCGTACAGGGGAAACAAATTCTTGAAAACTTTCTCAAAAACATTTGCCAATGCCAACAAGACTGGACACCAGCACATTTCATCACCCAAACCATTGGCGAATTGCGTGAGAAAATCAATAACGACAAGGTTATCATGGGTTTATCAGGCGGAGTGGATTCGACTGTTGCCGCTACGCTAATTCACCGGGCTATCGGGAAAAACCTGTATTGCATCTTTGTTGACAATGGATTGTTGCGGAAAAATGAATTTGAAGAAGTATTAAAAACATACCAGCAACTTGATCTTCAGGTTATTGGCGTAGATGCAAAGCAAAAATTTTATCAGTCACTTAAAGGAATTTCAGATCCTGAAGGGAAAAGAAAAGCCATCGGCAAAACGTTTATTGAAGTTTTTGAGGAAGAAGCAGGAAAGATTAAAGACGCTCATTGGCTCGGACAGGGAACAATTTATCCAGATGTCATCGAGTCGGCAGGAAGTACAGGGCCTGCAGCCGTCATCAAATCGCACCACAACGTAGGTGGACTTCCCGAGAAAATGAACCTTAAAATAATTGAGCCGTTGCGACTGCTTTTCAAGGACGAAGTCAGGCTGACCGCCAGAGAGCTTGGCATTCCTGAAAAACTATGGAAAAGGCATCCATTTCCGGGACCAGGTCTTGGAATTCGTATTCTGGGCGAAATCAGTCCTGAAAAAATATCCATTCTTCAGGAAGCTGATAAAATCTACATTGATGAGTTGATAGAGAGCGGCCTATATGACAAAATCTGGCAGGCCGGTACTATTTTGTTACCGGTAAAATCGGTGGGTGTCATGGGAGATGAAAGAACTTACGAATACACTATTGTCCTCAGGGCAGTACAATCAACAGACGGTATGACTGCCGACTGGTATCCGCTGCCTCATGATTTTTTAGCTGAAGTATCGAACAAAATAATAAATACGGTCAGAGGTGTTAACAGGGTTGTTTACGACATCAGTTCAAAGCCTCCGGCCACAATTGAATGGGAATGA
- a CDS encoding valine--tRNA ligase: MEISKHYNPGQIEEKWYRYWLEHKLFKSEPDEREPYTIVIPPPNVTGVLHMGHMLNNTIQDVLVRRARMLGKNACWLPGTDHASIATESKVVAMLRERGISKSDISREDFLKYAWEWKEKHGGIILEQLKKLGCSCDWDRTAFTMDDNLSRSVIRVFIHLYRKGLIYRGIRMINWDPQAKTAVSDEEVNYKEVNSRLYYVRYRIAGTEEYLTVATTRPETILGDTAVCVNPADERYKHLKNSHVIVPMVNRTVPVIFDDYVDMEFGTGALKITPAHDINDYQIGLKYHLPVIDIFNDDGTISPAGELFIGIDRFEARKLAEEKLKEENALVKIENYTNKVGFSERTDAVIEPRISTQWFMKMRELALPAIENVMNNNIRFHPSKFKNIYRHWMENVTDWCISRQLWWGHRIPAWYAPDGSFEVAENQEEAWQLMKQKNPAISFGPNDLKQDEDVLDTWFSSWLWPISTFNGILEPDNKDINYYYPTDDLVTAPDIIFFWVARMIMAGYEFRGEKPFKNVYFTGTVRDKLRRKMSKSLGNSPEPLELIEKYGADGVRVGMLLSSPAGNDLLFDESLCEQGRNFNNKIWNAYRLIKSWQSDTGIQQSESNKLIVKWFDTLLNREINSINEHFSKYRISDALMSLYKLTWDDFCSWYLELIKPQSSRSIDPLTYQATVTFLDKILRLLHPFIPFITEELWHGIHTENNEKSIMYSEWPKASDSDLQLIQQFEQLKQLITDIRDFKKTKNIPQTTSIELAVAGKDSLGELMNSIVVKMCKLGSISILEESNHVYPSFFSGKAEYFVLSQLNVDYENEKEQIMKELEYYQGFLKNVEAKLNNTKFIEKAPEQVVTLEKKKQQDALEKINMLKEKLKKIK, encoded by the coding sequence ATGGAAATCAGTAAACATTACAACCCGGGGCAGATTGAAGAAAAATGGTATCGCTACTGGCTCGAACACAAACTTTTCAAGTCGGAACCTGATGAACGGGAACCCTATACAATAGTTATTCCCCCACCCAACGTAACAGGCGTATTACACATGGGACACATGCTCAACAACACCATACAGGATGTATTGGTCAGGCGTGCCCGTATGCTCGGAAAAAATGCCTGCTGGCTTCCCGGCACCGACCATGCTTCTATTGCAACTGAATCGAAAGTTGTGGCCATGCTTCGCGAAAGAGGCATCAGCAAATCTGACATTTCAAGGGAAGATTTTCTGAAATACGCATGGGAATGGAAAGAAAAACATGGTGGAATTATTCTGGAACAATTGAAAAAACTCGGTTGTTCCTGCGACTGGGACAGAACTGCTTTTACGATGGACGACAACCTGAGCCGAAGTGTCATTCGTGTTTTTATTCATTTATACCGTAAAGGATTGATTTACAGAGGAATCAGAATGATTAACTGGGACCCTCAGGCAAAAACGGCTGTTTCTGACGAAGAAGTAAATTATAAAGAGGTAAATTCCAGACTTTATTATGTAAGATACAGAATTGCTGGCACGGAAGAATATCTGACAGTGGCTACCACCCGTCCCGAAACCATACTGGGCGATACTGCCGTTTGCGTCAATCCGGCTGATGAAAGATATAAGCACCTGAAAAACAGCCATGTGATAGTACCTATGGTCAACAGAACAGTCCCTGTTATTTTTGATGATTATGTTGATATGGAATTCGGAACGGGTGCCTTAAAAATTACCCCTGCCCACGATATAAACGATTATCAGATAGGACTGAAGTATCATCTGCCTGTTATTGACATTTTCAATGATGACGGAACCATCAGCCCTGCAGGTGAATTATTTATTGGTATTGACCGTTTTGAAGCCAGAAAACTTGCAGAAGAAAAGCTGAAAGAAGAAAATGCACTGGTTAAAATTGAAAATTATACGAATAAAGTCGGTTTTTCGGAACGGACAGATGCAGTAATCGAACCACGTATCTCCACACAGTGGTTTATGAAAATGAGGGAACTGGCATTGCCTGCCATTGAAAATGTCATGAACAACAACATCAGGTTTCATCCTTCCAAGTTCAAAAATATCTATCGCCACTGGATGGAGAATGTTACCGACTGGTGTATATCGCGACAGTTATGGTGGGGGCATCGGATTCCCGCCTGGTATGCCCCTGATGGAAGTTTTGAAGTTGCTGAAAATCAGGAAGAAGCATGGCAATTAATGAAGCAGAAAAATCCGGCCATCTCTTTCGGGCCAAATGATTTAAAACAGGATGAGGATGTATTGGACACCTGGTTTTCCTCATGGCTCTGGCCGATATCAACCTTCAACGGCATACTCGAACCCGACAATAAGGATATAAACTATTATTATCCGACAGATGATCTGGTAACGGCACCCGACATTATCTTTTTCTGGGTGGCCAGAATGATCATGGCCGGTTATGAGTTCAGGGGTGAAAAACCTTTTAAAAATGTTTATTTTACAGGTACTGTCCGCGACAAGTTAAGACGCAAGATGTCGAAATCACTTGGTAATTCTCCTGAACCCTTAGAGTTGATAGAGAAATATGGTGCAGATGGGGTCAGGGTGGGCATGCTCCTTTCCTCCCCTGCCGGGAACGACCTTCTTTTTGATGAATCCTTGTGTGAACAGGGAAGAAATTTTAACAACAAGATCTGGAATGCCTATCGTCTGATTAAAAGCTGGCAGTCAGACACCGGAATACAACAATCCGAATCGAACAAACTGATTGTTAAATGGTTCGATACTTTGCTCAACAGGGAAATAAACAGCATTAATGAGCATTTCAGCAAATATCGTATTTCAGATGCACTCATGTCGCTTTACAAACTGACATGGGATGATTTCTGCAGCTGGTACCTTGAACTAATCAAGCCTCAATCCTCCAGATCAATTGATCCGCTTACCTATCAGGCCACTGTAACCTTTCTCGATAAAATTCTCCGGCTCCTTCATCCTTTTATACCTTTTATCACTGAAGAATTGTGGCATGGTATTCATACTGAAAACAATGAAAAATCCATCATGTATTCAGAATGGCCAAAAGCATCGGATTCAGACCTTCAATTAATTCAGCAGTTTGAGCAGTTAAAACAACTGATCACCGATATACGCGACTTTAAAAAAACTAAAAATATCCCTCAAACCACAAGTATTGAACTTGCTGTTGCCGGAAAAGACAGCCTTGGAGAACTGATGAACAGTATTGTAGTAAAAATGTGTAAACTGGGCAGTATTTCCATCCTTGAAGAAAGTAATCACGTTTACCCTTCATTCTTTTCAGGAAAAGCAGAATATTTTGTCCTTTCTCAACTGAATGTTGACTACGAAAATGAAAAAGAACAGATCATGAAGGAACTTGAGTATTATCAGGGATTTTTGAAAAATGTGGAAGCAAAACTCAACAACACAAAATTTATTGAGAAAGCCCCTGAACAGGTCGTAACACTTGAAAAGAAAAAGCAACAGGATGCACTCGAAAAAATTAATATGCTCAAAGAAAAACTTAAGAAAATCAAATAG
- a CDS encoding T9SS type A sorting domain-containing protein, with translation MRKFTHLFFTVLMVMYINAAISANALEITAILSPVQGTQIVIGQSTQFELELTNNHTITFTTQDTGLLVLGFFNGSSITNLQAIGGYIPQSDLLPGGKTTITFNLTFNGMSPGNYAPAFGIVWRKNPNPTSATFQYRVYQFVNSSGLAERFSKMKDLYYSNGKIYLNIENKGNQQVMVNILNLNGQLVKFEKFQLNNQGISSQSIDVANLPKGVYIVSLNIEGNLTTRKVYID, from the coding sequence ATGAGAAAGTTTACACATTTGTTTTTTACTGTGTTGATGGTGATGTACATCAACGCAGCAATCAGTGCCAATGCACTTGAAATCACAGCTATTTTATCTCCCGTACAAGGCACCCAGATTGTTATAGGCCAATCCACACAGTTTGAACTTGAGCTGACAAACAATCATACCATTACTTTTACTACTCAGGATACAGGTTTGCTCGTTTTGGGCTTTTTCAATGGTTCAAGTATTACTAATTTACAGGCTATTGGTGGTTATATCCCTCAATCAGATTTATTGCCAGGCGGAAAAACAACTATTACTTTTAACCTCACCTTTAATGGAATGTCTCCCGGGAACTATGCCCCTGCATTCGGTATTGTCTGGAGAAAAAATCCCAACCCGACTTCTGCCACTTTCCAATACAGGGTTTATCAGTTTGTCAACAGTTCCGGATTAGCCGAAAGGTTTTCAAAAATGAAAGATCTGTATTACAGCAACGGAAAAATCTATCTCAACATTGAAAACAAAGGCAATCAGCAAGTAATGGTCAACATTCTGAACCTAAACGGACAGCTTGTCAAATTTGAAAAATTCCAGCTGAACAATCAGGGAATTTCCAGCCAAAGCATTGATGTCGCCAACCTGCCAAAGGGAGTTTACATCGTCAGCCTCAACATTGAAGGAAACCTGACTACCCGTAAGGTTTACATCGATTAA